A genome region from Bemisia tabaci chromosome 3, PGI_BMITA_v3 includes the following:
- the Ubr1 gene encoding E3 ubiquitin-protein ligase UBR2 has product MDDYPMEMTPPLPIFPDLTKPGVVASWREKFEKGVLSCTHFKEHWRLWVPKLLSPDPNGNCLEWNFDEERTQKILFDSLEEFICNGDPQEIFKSLSQMENPPSVCGRVFKMGEPTYNCRECAMDASCVFCVDCFKKSPHRLHKYKMGTSNGGGCCDCGDIEAWKKEPYCDIHIAGIQNRQATVKVLPSDTRKRARITFYSILNYTYQLLTIEHSPGLPAELRLHEAQDNPIIFLDTPDTYCTVLYNDETHTFEQVISTLARVIKCSQRDAIEFVTNIDREGRAVVKCSTFQHCTQVKSEIEKFTSRHGNRALKALVVHAHVVAHQLFALRLLTWLQKILMHSEGFRSLFCEEALKPRGTDPCIVEGILRRDSNLWKSARLHWHRLFISGMMMEYESKKTFARVFAKNYGSIMKDFIRDDHDHSFSVASLAVQVFTVPTLAHYLIADEDVIFILLNTFVSECARKVNKQNKLEFEKNIYSNTFKRAQYVLYDLRYLLGVVPEVWTDNLRKGVLHGVTLILKLLSYMQGMDTVTRQVGQHMEYEPEWESAFNLHIKLAPVITQMLKWCGTDRVVLIKAYRATLKKLIVNAGFDPNQIGEVRELADHSASCIQFDVSSQPVSIHLPLSRFLAGLHLHLEKFGLHFDSSEFQLPGKHTPEQIIEPVLRTQVMISQVHAGMWRRNGYSLLNQIYFYHNVKCRSEMLDRDIVLLQIGASLIESNEFLIHVLNKFNLINWANPLFDLKVIKNHEEDSLRQVTNLVEEFLSLLIQIVGERYVIGVGKVTPEDCIKKEIIQQLCVKPLPHSELNKTLPDDGNHETGLESVINEVAVFKKPSQSFGKGVYELMKQYYNDYNTFFYHYTKEELSRSEEEQRKRRKAAGELECCPPPQLPELTMSFNMIANLLQCDVMLHVMQIVLERSLNLRAQSFSEAQLHKVLHLIGYALHEEEKKTYSFFIFTERAEKWKLESLIEELIKSPRVECHKDLLIWTLNKFRQVSAFHKPAKTESEDAPAQQESSPLQSNNLKDKERRALLAKQQREKIMAQMKAQQKNFMQENAKLFEETEATKTDDLDESMDVVLDVWNEYPVALGVNQTARAVSDTTYTCILCQEDQKVTADGPAMVLAAFVQKSTVLCRNRSSEENLDDSALLQDPYNIPSSYAPTPHASTCGHVMHSTCWLKYFENVFNKENRRPSRSVMPTVYDVEKDEYLCPLCESLSNTVLPLIPPLHTLQQKVPEIPEYTLDSYIEAVNVAINYKKHFSSKKPKLSSCSSDADSAPSSSKSPEISEASLSRASQSNDSSFSQPAQADAASVSEQTGEQVLSDYLMEESANIRELSPEVVTEYSDGEMEVLDRDYHFDDEVVMQIVYLSAPPNPSQPKPSNSAQSSTDVSNVISSPILSDNLLHKILMFAKVTYTKGLGPLSRPDDSRVPMMTWRSCAYTITALEWYLRDVGKPLLGDFSSRQEDCIDALVRVTSILGSVWNKEQVINNHGLKLLQLILDGNHCVLDWDCFGVLVPLTMALPNLFYPEKPTPLPLGTAIDCYTLRLIFTAHITQIILTCNLDPNDFMDDNVIEDASDFECLRNIIKILRGMKNDDEIYPYVAWKQIQRLSRPFLRSAVIFYHFLTGVPAPPCLTEVGGDTYENMCRYLGLPTSCKELLDHESITKLITKWSEHKKIREIIHENKTYPFRDLLAINQLVNLPEDYSELINTVSLFTCPNSDHEDSRNPTMCLVCGEMLCSQSYCCQTEISSNTLVGACNYHAHTCGAGVGIFLRVRECEVLLLATPNRGCFLLPPYLDDYGETDQGLRRGNPLHLCHERYKKLKLLWLSHGIHEEISRSVESIYRVHNLQSTQWQHL; this is encoded by the exons ATGGACGACTATCCTATGGAAATGACTCCGCCCTTGCCAATTTTTCCGGACCTGACCAAACCCGGAGTCGTGGCATCGTGgcgtgaaaaatttgagaaggGTGTCCTTTCCTGCACTCATTTTAAAGAACATTGGCGTTTATGGGTGCCTAAGCTATTGAGTCCTGATCCTAATGGGAATTGCCTTGAGTGGAATTTCGATGAAGAAAGGacacagaaaattttatttgattcattAGAAGAATTCATCTGTAATGGAGACCCCCAAGAG attttcaaaagtcTCAGTCAAATGGAGAATCCACCATCTGTTTGTGGGCGCGTTTTTAAAATGGGAGAGCCAACATACAATTGCCGTGAATGCGCAATGGATGCCAGTTGCGTCTTCTGTGTTGATTGCTTCAAAAAATCCCCGCATAGACTACATAAATACAAAATGGGGACTTCCAATGGTGGTGGTTGCTGCGACTGTGGAGATATAGAAGCCTGGAAGAAGGAACCGTACTGTGATATCCACATTGCCGGAATTCAAAATCGGCAAGCAACCGTCAAGGTTTTACCATCTGACACGCGTAAAAGAGCTCGGATTACTTTCTACTCTATTTTGAATTATACCTATCAGTTATTGACAATTGAACACTCACCAGGGCTACCAGCTGAGCTTCGTTTGCATGAGGCGCAAGATAAtccaataatttttctcgacACTCCTGACACTTATTGCACAGTTTTATACAATGATGAGACTCACACATTTGAGCAAGTTATTTCAACTCTAGCCCGTGTTATCAAGTGTTCACAACGAGATGCCATTGAGTTTGTCACAAATATTGACAGGGAAGGCCGTGCAGTAGTTAAATGCTCCACTTTTCAACATTGCACACAAGTTAAGtctgaaatcgaaaaattcacgTCACGTCACGGAAATCGTGCTCTCAAAGCGCTGGTTGTTCATGCACATGTTGTTGCCCACCAATTATTCGCTCTTCGTCTTTTGACATGGCTGCAAAAAATTCTCATGCACTCAGAGGGCTTTCGCTCTCTGTTCTGTGAAGAAGCTCTTAAGCCTCGAGGTACAGACCCATGCATTGTTGAGGGTATTTTGAGGCGAGACTCGAATTTGTGGAAATCAGCGCGGCTTCATTGGCACAGGCTGTTCATTTCAGGTATGATGATGGAGTATGAAAGCAAGAAAACCTTTGCACGGGTATTTGCCAAGAATTACGGATCAATAATGAAGGATTTTATTCGTGATGATCATGATCACTCATTTTCCGTCGCATCTCTTGCCGTCCAAGTGTTCACCGTTCCAACTCTAGCACATTATTTGATCGCAGACGAAGACGTCATTTTTATCCTCCTCAACACATTTGTCTCTGAGTGCGCGAGGAAGGTGAACAAGCAAAACAAGttggaatttgagaaaaatatttatagcaATACTTTTAAGCGAGCTCAGTATGTCTTGTATGATTTGCGATATTTGTTAGGAGTTGTTCCAGAAGTGTGGACGGACAATCTAAGGAAAGGGGTATTACATGGTGTTACATTGATCTTAAAACTTTTGTCATATATGCAAGGCATGGACACTGTCACGAGGCAAGTTGGTCAACATATGGAATATGAACCAGAATGGGAATCAGCTTTTAATCTTCATATTAAGTTAGCGCCTGTTATAACTCAAATGTTAAAATGGTGTGGAACTGATAGAGTTGTTCTTATTAAAGCATACCGCGCCACTTTGAAAAAGTTAATTGTCAATGCTGGATTTGATCCAAATCAAATTGGAGAAGTGCGTGAGCTAGCAGATCATAGTGCATCATGCATTCAGTTTGATGTCTCATCGCAGCCAGTGTCAATTCATCTCCCTCTATCCAGATTTTTGGCTGGTTTACATcttcatttagaaaaatttggattACACTTCGACAGTTCTGAGTTTCAGCTTCCAGGGAAACACACTCCTGAGCAAATCATTGAGCCTGTCCTCCGCACTCAAGTAATGATCTCTCAAGTCCACGCTGGAATGTGGCGGCGCAACGGCTATTCATTGTTAAATCAGATTTATTTCTATCACAATGTCAAGTGCCGCTCTGAAATGTTAGACCGTGACATCGTACTTTTACAAATTGGAGCATCTCTCATAGAAAGTAATGAGTTTCTAATCCATGTACTTAATAAGTTCAACCTTATCAACTGGGCAAACCCATTGTTTGATCTAAAGGTCATAAAAAATCACGAAGAAGATAGTTTGCGACAAGTTACAAATTTAGTGgaagaatttttatctttattgATTCAAATTGTTGGAGAGAGGTATGTGATAGGCGTTGGTAAAGTTACCCCAGAAGACTGcatcaaaaaagaaattatcCAGCAGCTGTGCGTCAAGCCCTTGCCTCACTCTGAGCTTAATAAGACGTTACCAGACGATGGGAATCATGAAACAGGACTTGAAAGTGTGATAAATGAAGTTGCTGTCTTCAAAAAACCCTCACAGAGTTTTGGCAAAGGTGTTTATGAACTCATGAAACAGTATTATAATGATTACAACACTTTCTTTTACCACTATACGAAAGAAGAGCTCTCTCGCTCAGAAGAAGAACAACGGAAAAGGCGGAAAGCTGCTGGTGAACTGGAGTGCTGTCCACCTCCTCAGTTGCCAGAATTAACTATGAGTTTCAACATGATTGCAAATTTGTTGCAGTGTGATGTGATGCTCCATGTCATGCAAATTGTATTGGAACGTAGTTTGAACTTGAGAGCTCAAAGTTTTTCTGAAGCCCAGTTACATAAAGTTTTGCATCTCATTGGTTATGCACTCcatgaagaagagaagaaaacttactcatttttcatatttacCGAAAGGGCGGAAAAGTGGAAGCTGGAAAGTTTAATTGAAGAATTAATCAAAAGCCCCCGCGTCGAATGCCACAAAGACCTCCTAATTTGGACTTTGAATAAATTCCGACAGGTCTCAGCATTTCACAAACCAGCTAAAACAGAATCAGAAGATGCCCCTGCACAGCAAGAAAGCTCTCCTTTACAAAGTAACAACTTAAAGGATAAAGAGCGTAGAGCTCTGTTAGCAAAGCAGCAGAGAGAAAAGATCATGGCACAAATGAAAGCTCAgcaaaaaaacttcatgcaagAAAATGCCAAACTGTTTGAAGAGACCGAAGCTACCAAAACAGATGATTTGGATGAGTCAATGGATGTGGTTTTAGATGTTTGGAATGAGTATCCAGTTGCCCTTGGTGTCAATCAGACGGCAAGAGCAGTTTCAGATACAACGTACACTTGCATCCTGTGTCAGGAGGATCAAAAAGTCACAGCAGATGGACCTGCAATGGTCTTAGCTGCGTTTGTTCAAAAATCAACGGTTTTGTGTAGAAACCGCAGCTCAGAAGAAAACTTGGATGACAGTGCCCTCCTGCAAGATCCATACAATATTCCCTCAAGCTACGCCCCAACCCCTCACGCCAGCACTTGCGGTCATGTAATGCATAGCACCTGTTGGTTAAAATACTtcgaaaatgttttcaacaaaGAAAATAGGCGGCCGTCTCGGTCAGTAATGCCAACCGTCTATGATGTTGAGAAAGATGAGTATCTCTGCCCTCTGTGCGAGAGTTTAAGCAACACTGTCTTGCCTCTAATCCCTCCATTACATACACTGCAGCAAAAAGTGCCAGAAATTCCAGAGTATACTTTGGATAGTTATATTGAAGCAGTAAATGTAGcaataaattacaaaaaacatttttcatcaaagaaaccaaaactctcaagttgTTCTAGTGACGCTGATTCAGCTCCCTCTAGCAGTAAGTCTCCTGAAATTTCAGAAGCAAGCCTGTCACGTGCCAGCCAGAGTAATGACTCATCTTTCTCTCAACCTGCTCAGGCAGATGCGGCATCTGTTTCAGAGCAAACAGGTGAGCAAGTCTTATCTGATTACTTGATGGAAGAGAGTGCCAACATCCGAGAACTATCCCCAGAAGttgtcacagaatattctgatgGAGAAATGGAAGTATTGGACCGTGATTATCATTTTGATGATGAGGTTGTGATGCAAATAGTTTACCTTTCAGCTCCACCAAACCCCTCTCAACCCAAGCCATCAAATTCTGCGCAGAGCTCAACAGATGTTTCCAATGTTATCTCCTCTCCAATTTTATCTGATAACTTACTCCATAAAATTCTGATGTTTGCTAAAGTTACTTACACCAAGGGGTTGGGTCCATTATCCCGGCCGGATGATTCCAGAGTTCCTATGATGACTTGGCGGTCTTGTGCATACACTATCACAGCACTAGAATGGTATTTACGAGATGTTGGTAAACCACTTTTAGGTGACTTTTCAAGCCGTCAAGAAGATTGCATTGATGCATTGGTGCGTGTCACAAGTATTCTAGGTTCTGTATGGAATAAAGAGCAAGTCATCAATAACCATGGGCTCAAACTCTTACAACTGATTTTAGATGGTAACCACTGCGTTTTAGACTGGGATTGCTTTGGTGTTCTGGTGCCCTTGACAATGGCACTGCCAAACTTATTTTACCCAGAGAAACCAACACCTCTCCCACTAGGAACTGCCATTGATTGCTACACACTACGACTCATTTTTACAGCACATATAACGCAAATTATCTTAACATGTAATTTGGACCCTAATGATTTTATGGATGACAATGTGATTGAGGATGCATCAGATTTTGAGTGTTTGCGAAATATCATCAAAATCCTTCGTGGAATGAAAAATGACGACGAGATTTATCCTTACGTAGCGTGGAAACAAATTCAAAGGCTTTCTCGGCCTTTCCTACGATCAGCTGTTATATTTTACCACTTTCTCACCGGAGTCCCTGCCCCACCTTGTCTAACAGAAGTTGGAGGAGACACTTATGAAAATATGTGTCGATATCTTGGCTTGCCCACATCGTGTAAAGAACTTTTAGACCATGAATCTATTACAAAATTAATTACTAAATGGAGTGAACACAAGAAGATAAGAGAAATCATCCATGAAAACAAAACATATCCGTTCAGGGATCTCCTAGCAATAAATCAATTGGTCAATTTGCCTGAAGACTATAGCGAGCTGATAAATACAGTTTCATTGTTTACATGTCCAAATAGTGATCATGAAGATTCAAGAAATCCAACTATGTGCCTCGTTTGTGGCGAAATGCTCTGCTCTCAAAGTTACTGCTGTCAAACAGAGATTAGTTCTAACACATTG GTCGGTGCTTGCAATTACCATGCGCATACATGTGGAGCGGGTGTTGGGATCTTCTTGCGTGTGCGAGAGTGCGAAGTTTTACTCCTAGCGACT